In Acidobacteriota bacterium, one genomic interval encodes:
- a CDS encoding SDR family NAD(P)-dependent oxidoreductase, which produces MKNEGKIAVVTGAGSGIGRHSTWALLRIGYSVVLAGRRLDALEETARLAETGGSRTLAVSTDVGDPEAVSNLFSRTRETFGRLDLLFNNAGIPAPAVLLEDLTYQQWQAVVDVNLTGSFLCTREAFRMMKSQDPMGGRIINNGSVSAQVPRVNSAPYTSTKHAITGLTRSTSLDGRKYNIACGQIDIGNALTKMTRRAEKGLPQAHGTVMVEPYMDVEDIANAVVYMADLPLEANVQFMTVMATKMPLVGRG; this is translated from the coding sequence ATGAAGAACGAAGGAAAGATCGCCGTCGTCACGGGCGCCGGATCGGGAATCGGCCGGCACTCCACCTGGGCTCTGCTACGTATCGGATACAGTGTGGTTCTGGCGGGAAGGCGGCTCGACGCCTTGGAAGAAACGGCCCGCCTGGCGGAAACCGGCGGCTCGCGAACCCTGGCGGTCTCCACCGACGTCGGCGACCCGGAAGCGGTCTCGAACCTCTTTTCGCGAACCCGGGAAACTTTCGGCCGGCTCGATCTCCTCTTCAACAACGCCGGAATCCCGGCTCCCGCGGTTCTGCTGGAGGATCTGACCTACCAACAGTGGCAGGCCGTGGTCGATGTCAACCTGACCGGCTCCTTCCTCTGCACCCGGGAAGCATTCCGCATGATGAAGAGCCAGGACCCCATGGGCGGGCGGATTATCAACAACGGGTCGGTCTCGGCCCAGGTGCCCCGCGTCAATTCGGCGCCCTACACCTCCACCAAGCACGCCATCACCGGCCTGACCCGGTCCACTTCCCTGGACGGCCGAAAATACAACATCGCCTGCGGCCAGATCGACATCGGGAACGCGCTGACGAAAATGACCCGCAGGGCGGAGAAGGGACTCCCGCAGGCGCACGGGACGGTCATGGTCGAGCCCTACATGGATGTGGAGGACATCGCCAACGCGGTGGTCTACATGGCCGACCTGCCGCTGGAGGCCAACGTCCAGTTCATGACCGTGATGGCGACCAAGATGCCCCTCGTCGGCCGCGGCTGA
- a CDS encoding phytanoyl-CoA dioxygenase family protein, which produces MDTSFTNSRDSLERANRIPESHWYGLTRAEQFRSIELEGFVVIPDLLSKELMEEIREETSRVPTTAVDYSPHQRGCPDLQWTDSPRATSVIGLPATVEFVRELFGDELICTSCQYAESRPGHPGIAIHTDSQPYGSKIFGVQASSPCLVRVLYYLDDLTPECSPFKVIPRSHLSLHRDANPYNRYLSHSAEVMVTCRAGSAVIINQKVFHANFPNYSDRVRRMLAIAYRPTWAGPIDDVPERDPEKVAGLPPAVRKYFGSLNTRNIEFDLPNRPDNMAREATGISPERWG; this is translated from the coding sequence ATGGACACTTCATTCACCAACAGTCGAGACAGTCTGGAGCGGGCGAACCGGATCCCGGAAAGCCATTGGTACGGGTTGACCCGGGCCGAACAGTTTCGGTCCATCGAGTTGGAGGGTTTCGTCGTCATTCCGGATCTGCTGAGCAAGGAACTGATGGAGGAGATCCGGGAGGAAACCTCCAGGGTGCCCACCACGGCAGTCGATTACAGCCCCCATCAGCGGGGTTGCCCCGATCTCCAGTGGACCGACTCGCCCCGGGCCACCTCGGTGATCGGCCTGCCGGCCACGGTGGAGTTCGTCAGAGAGCTCTTCGGAGACGAGTTGATCTGCACCTCCTGCCAATATGCCGAGTCCAGGCCCGGCCACCCGGGAATCGCCATTCATACCGATTCCCAGCCCTACGGCTCCAAGATATTCGGGGTCCAGGCCAGCTCGCCGTGCCTGGTCCGCGTCCTCTACTACCTGGACGACCTGACCCCGGAGTGTTCCCCATTCAAGGTGATCCCACGCTCTCATTTGTCGCTGCATCGCGACGCCAACCCCTACAACCGCTACCTGTCCCACAGTGCCGAGGTGATGGTGACCTGCCGCGCCGGCTCGGCGGTGATCATCAACCAGAAAGTGTTTCACGCCAACTTTCCCAACTACAGCGACCGGGTTCGCCGCATGCTGGCCATCGCCTACCGCCCCACTTGGGCGGGGCCCATCGACGACGTTCCGGAGCGCGATCCGGAAAAGGTGGCCGGTCTCCCTCCGGCCGTCCGCAAGTATTTCGGGAGCCTCAACACGCGGAACATCGAATTCGATCTGCCGAACCGCCCGGACAACATGGCGAGGGAGGCCACTGGCATCTCGCCCGAACGTTGGGGTTGA